The Archocentrus centrarchus isolate MPI-CPG fArcCen1 chromosome 7, fArcCen1, whole genome shotgun sequence genome window below encodes:
- the LOC115783277 gene encoding uncharacterized protein LOC115783277 isoform X1, with protein sequence MCAVLQTMDVLNSLEIFIPEEAEVKNIPLWSLPNSVLRRMGLPLINASRSLADSPEGIWICPVMVRKKGQRPNLHTGSAIDNMTSALGTELRAARGPFRMSFVSSNRAAYEVLKGTTPRAPTCQTSLFPQDSAPQTNKDAVVIYRGQVYLSIRMPGRSHGQRGPQTISQSATPSTSHLSSKKQKKETVNDNRPKKKINICKGMYRENKKDDMHRRKDVHPKPIESEQEVGSQHPQDSRGEQLSDASPKTTCFQPPVEQEKVSDSGEYEMQELGADESQGPHENNDTDNNRQMDIREVDQSSSGRMEHLSAAAASTSLQMNCDFNELAEEERIAQMRAKLRQNEAALNLLS encoded by the exons ATGTGCGCCGTTTTACAG ACAATGGATGTCCTCAACAGTCTGGAAATCTTCATCcctgaggaggctgaggtgaaaaacattcctctgtgGAGCTTACCAAACTCAGTGCTCAGAAGAATGGGCCTCCCCCTTATTAATGCCTCCAGGAGTCTTGCAGACTCTCCAGAAGGCATATGGATTTGTCCAGTGATGGTACGGAAGAAAGGCCAGAGACCGAATTTACACACAGGAAGTGCAATAGATAACATGACCTCAGCGCTGGGCACAGAGCTGCGGGCTGCACGGGGTCCCTTTCGAATGTCTTTTGTTTCTTCAAACCGTGCAGCTTATGAGGTGCTGAAGGGCACCACGCCCAGGGCACCTACATGTCAAACTTCTTTGTTCCCTCAAGACTCTGCACCGCAGACCAATAAAGATGCTGTTGTCATCTATCGTGGGCAAGTTTATTTGTCCATCAGAATGCCTGGTCGTAGCCATGGTCAGCGTGGACCACAGACAATTTCCCAGTCTGCCACTCCTTCAACGTCACACTTGTcatcaaaaaaacagaaaaag GAGACGGTGAATGACAACAGGCCCAAGAAGAAGATCAACATATGTAAAGGAATGTATAGAGAAAACAAGAAGGATGATATGCATAGGAGAAAAGATGTTCACCCAAAGCCCATTGAGAGTGAGCAAGAAGTGGGCAGCCAGCATCCTCAAGATTCTAGAGGAGAGCAGCTCTCAGATGCATCCCCGAAGACAACTTGCTTTCAGCCTCCTGTGGAGCAGGAGAAGGTGTCTGACAGTGGTGAATATGAGATGCAGGAATTGGGTGCTGACGAATCTCAGGGCCCCCATGAGAACAATGATACAGACAATAACCGACAGATGGACATCAGGGAAGTTGACCAGAGTAGCAGTGGCAGGATGGAGCACCTGAGTGCAGCTGCTGCCTCCACATCACTACAGATGAACTGTGACTTTAATGAGttggcagaggaggagagaattGCTCAAATGAGAGCCAAACTTAGACAGAATGAAGCTGCTCTTAACCTGCTTTCATAA
- the lrif1 gene encoding ligand-dependent nuclear receptor-interacting factor 1 isoform X1: protein MDTTHGRTGVFYQAMPAIGADGKNIMKLIPVQMVNRQFFQTQTRKPEMDPSSQKAVTINIASAPVNMATKTVLSSSVSQQITRKQVSVVNVNLGHSNSLNKHSSQQKTLNLMAEVPPVATFTKKSGMPVKHINQLPVTVKSPALPRGQYLQIPPNAQVQTVPASKLPPGIQKQIFTSSASSSSLGSVLPNVVFVSPVTTVNQSVTSPSDAAPSPLQVFPNPSSVTSRGLQPKEAKQQLKLIPKVSQRPNSPTRWVIEEVDASAGPNIKPLNCPSVTSEILRAVAQRENSCKQFKAFRRTVTQLSQDSAVQGQQNALVMCNGKVFFVAKKCTLPSNTTAATKGSEFSKTIVPHFSSFQQFLQSAATHTRQDIRMPRESDEVIDLCGDDDDESPQQAASINMSAVSHLDEDNVIFVSYIPPKSESCSRNCTTSDRGGAEPSQGLSERNETRVCDPAVMFMNIQQSTSTQQLEGIEDDAKTEGPVAPSSSFQIERNSHIMEGSTNPKPLAPKPCQVSDHLLRQVFGITAELKVCLQRVDDAAVGSVPADPLHIEPIRSVEDNEEPMGDVFVYEPSSSQKNNIDSGDTDFQRVKVLIGKEPSASPHTGITACRCSHAKLNQKSSFALEQKFFSHSRAICDCETKQVTGYVEPIDETFPSKNENTILQSQYVDAHLQAQTWLDLSRKTRMGRTRKRTVCPCCIPTTLDPAVKSRAGEELEKWALTAEQMSKKGGRAKVPRKDGRMSCEEAKNKPNFNTHGAPTSDNVSTSSVDSDELKRQEQIKRLKDVLKEKEAALELMRNRVS from the exons ATGGATACGACTCACGG TCGCACAGGTGTTTTCTACCAGGCAATGCCTGCGATTGGAGCTGATGGAAAGAACATCATGAAACTGATTCCTGTCCAAATGGTGAACAGACAGTTTTTCCAAACTCAGACAAGGAAACCTGAAATGGACCCAAGTTCCCAGAAAGCTGTCACCATAAATATTGCTTCAGCACCTGTAAACATGGCCACAAAGACAGTTTTAAGCTCTTCTGTCTCTCAGCAAATAACCAGGAAGCAGGTTTCTGTTGTGAATGTGAATTTGGGTCATAGTAATTCACTCAACAAGCATTCATCACAACAGAAGACTCTCAATTTAATGGCTGAAGTTCCTCCAGTGgcaacatttacaaaaaaatctGGGATGCCAGTAAAACATATTAATCAGCTCCCAGTTACTGTAAAATCTCCAGCACTTCCCAGAGGACAGTATCTACAGATTCCCCCCAATGCACAAGTCCAGACAGTTCCAGCATCCAAACTTCCTCCAGGTATCCAGAAACAGATCTTTACTTCTTCAGCCAGCAGCTCCTCTTTGGGTTCAGTCTTACCCAATGTAGTCTTTGTGTCACCTGTCACCACTGTGAATCAAAGTGTGACTTCACCGAGTGACGCTGCACCAAGCCCACTCCAAGTCTTTCCCAATCCATCAAGTGTGACTTCACGTGGACTCCAAccaaaagaagcaaaacaacAGTTAAAACTTATTCCAAAGGTTTCACAAAGGCCCAACAGCCCTACGCGGTGGGTGATAGAAGAAGTGGATGCTTCAGCAGGCCCAAATATAAAGCCTCTTAATTGTCCATCTGTCACTTCAGAGATTCTTCGAGCAGTTGCACAGAGAGAAAATTCTTGCAAACAGTTCAAGGCCTTCAGAAGAACAGTTACTCAGTTGAGTCAGGACAGTGCTGTACAAGGGCAGCAAAACGCCTTGGTCATGTGCAACGGCAAGGTATTCTTTGTGGCTAAAAAGTGCACCCTGCCATCTAATaccacagcagcaacaaaaggctCTGAATTCAGCAAAACCATTGttccacatttttcttctttccaacAGTTTCTTCAGTCAGCTGCAACTCATACAAGGCAGGACATCAGAATGCCAAGGGAGTCAGATGAGGTGATTGATCtatgtggtgatgatgatgatgagtcaCCTCAACAAGCAGCATCAATTAACATGTCAGCAGTCTCTCATCTGGATGAAGACAATGTAATATTTGTATCATATATTCCACCCAAATCTGAGTCCTGCTCAAGAAACTGCACAACTTCAGACAGAGGAGGCGCAGAACCGAGCCAGGGCTTATCAGAGCGAAATGAAACACGAGTTTGTGATCCAGCAGTGATGTTCATGAACATTCAGCAGAGCACCTCCACCCAGCAGCTGGAAGGCATAGAGGATGATGCAAAAACAGAGGGTCCAGTAGCACCCAGCAGCAGCTTTCAAATAGAGAGGAACAGTCACATAATGGAG GGCTCTACAAATCCCAAACCACTGGCGCCAAAGCCCTGCCAAGTGTCTGACCACCTGTTGAGGCAAGTTTTTGGGATAACAGCTGAACTCAAAGTTTGCCTTCAGAGGGTTGATGACGCAGCAGTTGGGTCTGTCCCTGCAGACCCTCTGCACATTGAACCCATCAGGTCAGTGGAGGATAATGAGGAACCAATGGGAGACGTTTTTGTATATGAACCTAGTAgctcacaaaaaaacaatatcgACAGTGGTGATACTGATTTCCAAAGAGTAAAAGTACTAATTGGTAAGGAACCGTCAGCATCACCTCACACAGGTATCACAGCTTGCAGGTGTTCACATGCCAAACTGAACCAAAAATCTTCTTTTGCTTTGGAGCAGAAGTTCTTTTCACACAGCAGAGCCATATGTGACTGTGAGACTAAGCAAGTGACTGGCTATGTGGAACCAATAGATGAGACTTTCCCTAGCAAAAATGAGAACACTATCCTGCAATCACAGTATGTGGATGCTCATCTTCAGGCTCAGACTTGGTTGGATCTCAGCAGAAAGACAAGGATGGGGCGCACCAGGAAACGCACTGTGTGTCCATGTTGCATACCCACTACTCTGGATCCTGCAGTCAAGTCTCGGGcaggagaggagctggaaaaatGGGCATTGACAGCAGAGCAGATGAGTAAAAAGGGGGGAAGAGCAAAGGTTCCTCGGAAAGATGGAAGAATGAGCTGTGAGGAAGCCAAAAACAAGCCAAACTTTAACACCCATGGCGCCCCGACTAGTGACAATGTGTCCACATCATCTGTGGACTCTGATGAACTAAAAAGACAGGAACAGATAAAAAGACTCAAAGATGttctgaaagagaaagaggcGGCTTTGGAACTAATGAGGAACAGAGTGAGCTGA
- the LOC115783277 gene encoding uncharacterized protein LOC115783277 isoform X2, which translates to MDVLNSLEIFIPEEAEVKNIPLWSLPNSVLRRMGLPLINASRSLADSPEGIWICPVMVRKKGQRPNLHTGSAIDNMTSALGTELRAARGPFRMSFVSSNRAAYEVLKGTTPRAPTCQTSLFPQDSAPQTNKDAVVIYRGQVYLSIRMPGRSHGQRGPQTISQSATPSTSHLSSKKQKKETVNDNRPKKKINICKGMYRENKKDDMHRRKDVHPKPIESEQEVGSQHPQDSRGEQLSDASPKTTCFQPPVEQEKVSDSGEYEMQELGADESQGPHENNDTDNNRQMDIREVDQSSSGRMEHLSAAAASTSLQMNCDFNELAEEERIAQMRAKLRQNEAALNLLS; encoded by the exons ATGGATGTCCTCAACAGTCTGGAAATCTTCATCcctgaggaggctgaggtgaaaaacattcctctgtgGAGCTTACCAAACTCAGTGCTCAGAAGAATGGGCCTCCCCCTTATTAATGCCTCCAGGAGTCTTGCAGACTCTCCAGAAGGCATATGGATTTGTCCAGTGATGGTACGGAAGAAAGGCCAGAGACCGAATTTACACACAGGAAGTGCAATAGATAACATGACCTCAGCGCTGGGCACAGAGCTGCGGGCTGCACGGGGTCCCTTTCGAATGTCTTTTGTTTCTTCAAACCGTGCAGCTTATGAGGTGCTGAAGGGCACCACGCCCAGGGCACCTACATGTCAAACTTCTTTGTTCCCTCAAGACTCTGCACCGCAGACCAATAAAGATGCTGTTGTCATCTATCGTGGGCAAGTTTATTTGTCCATCAGAATGCCTGGTCGTAGCCATGGTCAGCGTGGACCACAGACAATTTCCCAGTCTGCCACTCCTTCAACGTCACACTTGTcatcaaaaaaacagaaaaag GAGACGGTGAATGACAACAGGCCCAAGAAGAAGATCAACATATGTAAAGGAATGTATAGAGAAAACAAGAAGGATGATATGCATAGGAGAAAAGATGTTCACCCAAAGCCCATTGAGAGTGAGCAAGAAGTGGGCAGCCAGCATCCTCAAGATTCTAGAGGAGAGCAGCTCTCAGATGCATCCCCGAAGACAACTTGCTTTCAGCCTCCTGTGGAGCAGGAGAAGGTGTCTGACAGTGGTGAATATGAGATGCAGGAATTGGGTGCTGACGAATCTCAGGGCCCCCATGAGAACAATGATACAGACAATAACCGACAGATGGACATCAGGGAAGTTGACCAGAGTAGCAGTGGCAGGATGGAGCACCTGAGTGCAGCTGCTGCCTCCACATCACTACAGATGAACTGTGACTTTAATGAGttggcagaggaggagagaattGCTCAAATGAGAGCCAAACTTAGACAGAATGAAGCTGCTCTTAACCTGCTTTCATAA
- the lrif1 gene encoding ligand-dependent nuclear receptor-interacting factor 1 isoform X2 — MDTTHGRTGVFYQAMPAIGADGKNIMKLIPVQMVNRQFFQTQTRKPEMDPSSQKAVTINIASAPVNMATKTVLSSSVSQQITRKQVSVVNVNLGHSNSLNKHSSQQKTLNLMAEVPPVATFTKKSGMPVKHINQLPVTVKSPALPRGQYLQIPPNAQVQTVPASKLPPGIQKQIFTSSASSSSLGSVLPNVVFVSPVTTVNQSVTSPSDAAPSPLQVFPNPSSVTSRGLQPKEAKQQLKLIPKVSQRPNSPTRWVIEEVDASAGPNIKPLNCPSVTSEILRAVAQRENSCKQFKAFRRTVTQLSQDSAVQGQQNALVMCNGKFLQSAATHTRQDIRMPRESDEVIDLCGDDDDESPQQAASINMSAVSHLDEDNVIFVSYIPPKSESCSRNCTTSDRGGAEPSQGLSERNETRVCDPAVMFMNIQQSTSTQQLEGIEDDAKTEGPVAPSSSFQIERNSHIMEGSTNPKPLAPKPCQVSDHLLRQVFGITAELKVCLQRVDDAAVGSVPADPLHIEPIRSVEDNEEPMGDVFVYEPSSSQKNNIDSGDTDFQRVKVLIGKEPSASPHTGITACRCSHAKLNQKSSFALEQKFFSHSRAICDCETKQVTGYVEPIDETFPSKNENTILQSQYVDAHLQAQTWLDLSRKTRMGRTRKRTVCPCCIPTTLDPAVKSRAGEELEKWALTAEQMSKKGGRAKVPRKDGRMSCEEAKNKPNFNTHGAPTSDNVSTSSVDSDELKRQEQIKRLKDVLKEKEAALELMRNRVS, encoded by the exons ATGGATACGACTCACGG TCGCACAGGTGTTTTCTACCAGGCAATGCCTGCGATTGGAGCTGATGGAAAGAACATCATGAAACTGATTCCTGTCCAAATGGTGAACAGACAGTTTTTCCAAACTCAGACAAGGAAACCTGAAATGGACCCAAGTTCCCAGAAAGCTGTCACCATAAATATTGCTTCAGCACCTGTAAACATGGCCACAAAGACAGTTTTAAGCTCTTCTGTCTCTCAGCAAATAACCAGGAAGCAGGTTTCTGTTGTGAATGTGAATTTGGGTCATAGTAATTCACTCAACAAGCATTCATCACAACAGAAGACTCTCAATTTAATGGCTGAAGTTCCTCCAGTGgcaacatttacaaaaaaatctGGGATGCCAGTAAAACATATTAATCAGCTCCCAGTTACTGTAAAATCTCCAGCACTTCCCAGAGGACAGTATCTACAGATTCCCCCCAATGCACAAGTCCAGACAGTTCCAGCATCCAAACTTCCTCCAGGTATCCAGAAACAGATCTTTACTTCTTCAGCCAGCAGCTCCTCTTTGGGTTCAGTCTTACCCAATGTAGTCTTTGTGTCACCTGTCACCACTGTGAATCAAAGTGTGACTTCACCGAGTGACGCTGCACCAAGCCCACTCCAAGTCTTTCCCAATCCATCAAGTGTGACTTCACGTGGACTCCAAccaaaagaagcaaaacaacAGTTAAAACTTATTCCAAAGGTTTCACAAAGGCCCAACAGCCCTACGCGGTGGGTGATAGAAGAAGTGGATGCTTCAGCAGGCCCAAATATAAAGCCTCTTAATTGTCCATCTGTCACTTCAGAGATTCTTCGAGCAGTTGCACAGAGAGAAAATTCTTGCAAACAGTTCAAGGCCTTCAGAAGAACAGTTACTCAGTTGAGTCAGGACAGTGCTGTACAAGGGCAGCAAAACGCCTTGGTCATGTGCAACGGCAAG TTTCTTCAGTCAGCTGCAACTCATACAAGGCAGGACATCAGAATGCCAAGGGAGTCAGATGAGGTGATTGATCtatgtggtgatgatgatgatgagtcaCCTCAACAAGCAGCATCAATTAACATGTCAGCAGTCTCTCATCTGGATGAAGACAATGTAATATTTGTATCATATATTCCACCCAAATCTGAGTCCTGCTCAAGAAACTGCACAACTTCAGACAGAGGAGGCGCAGAACCGAGCCAGGGCTTATCAGAGCGAAATGAAACACGAGTTTGTGATCCAGCAGTGATGTTCATGAACATTCAGCAGAGCACCTCCACCCAGCAGCTGGAAGGCATAGAGGATGATGCAAAAACAGAGGGTCCAGTAGCACCCAGCAGCAGCTTTCAAATAGAGAGGAACAGTCACATAATGGAG GGCTCTACAAATCCCAAACCACTGGCGCCAAAGCCCTGCCAAGTGTCTGACCACCTGTTGAGGCAAGTTTTTGGGATAACAGCTGAACTCAAAGTTTGCCTTCAGAGGGTTGATGACGCAGCAGTTGGGTCTGTCCCTGCAGACCCTCTGCACATTGAACCCATCAGGTCAGTGGAGGATAATGAGGAACCAATGGGAGACGTTTTTGTATATGAACCTAGTAgctcacaaaaaaacaatatcgACAGTGGTGATACTGATTTCCAAAGAGTAAAAGTACTAATTGGTAAGGAACCGTCAGCATCACCTCACACAGGTATCACAGCTTGCAGGTGTTCACATGCCAAACTGAACCAAAAATCTTCTTTTGCTTTGGAGCAGAAGTTCTTTTCACACAGCAGAGCCATATGTGACTGTGAGACTAAGCAAGTGACTGGCTATGTGGAACCAATAGATGAGACTTTCCCTAGCAAAAATGAGAACACTATCCTGCAATCACAGTATGTGGATGCTCATCTTCAGGCTCAGACTTGGTTGGATCTCAGCAGAAAGACAAGGATGGGGCGCACCAGGAAACGCACTGTGTGTCCATGTTGCATACCCACTACTCTGGATCCTGCAGTCAAGTCTCGGGcaggagaggagctggaaaaatGGGCATTGACAGCAGAGCAGATGAGTAAAAAGGGGGGAAGAGCAAAGGTTCCTCGGAAAGATGGAAGAATGAGCTGTGAGGAAGCCAAAAACAAGCCAAACTTTAACACCCATGGCGCCCCGACTAGTGACAATGTGTCCACATCATCTGTGGACTCTGATGAACTAAAAAGACAGGAACAGATAAAAAGACTCAAAGATGttctgaaagagaaagaggcGGCTTTGGAACTAATGAGGAACAGAGTGAGCTGA